The Montipora capricornis isolate CH-2021 chromosome 3, ASM3666992v2, whole genome shotgun sequence genome window below encodes:
- the LOC138042476 gene encoding uncharacterized protein: MNCLQDQELLLVTSVVYSERFEVQGNRKHVWGIDAELELPSELAKVLKPKVQCTYKEKIIPLGVATRNTWGPILFKYCRVQYNETSKKLELVKGGFAGKSTISRATKEDDDDDAGIPIDRDADGNDLPDYFTTEDIKMMNTIYKTVLMTEKNREQRKARVRKYLGWFERILTTDETRILIPVPLTSGDCKFLQSMYIPATTSQRILDFTGVTREDIQSCGIIFKLLDDLPDKDWTELEMTLDAAED; encoded by the exons ATGAACTGTTTACAAGATCAAGAACTGCTTCTTGTAACATCCGTTGTTTACAGCGAAAGATTTGAGGTTCAAGGAAACAGGAAACATGTG TGGGGAATAGATGCAGAATTGGAGCTTCCATCAGAGCTTGCTAAGGTTTTGAAACCCAAAGTCCAGTGCACATACAAGGAAAAAATCATCCCTCTAGGTGTGGCAACTAGGAATACATGGGGGCCAATTCTCTTCAAGTACTGTCGCGTTCAGTACaatgaaacaagcaaaaagCTGGAGTTGGTGAAAGGGGGGTTTGCTGGAAAGTCCACAATATCAAGAGCAACTaaggaagatgatgatgatgatgcaggGATTCCAATTGATCGGGATGCAGATGGCAACGATTTACCAG ATTATTTTACTACCGAAGACATTAAAATGATGAACACTATATACAAGACGGTTCTAATGACAGAGAAGAACCGAGAGCAACGAAAAGCGCGGGTCAGAAAATACCTGGGATGG TTTGAAAGAATATTGACCACTGATGAGACGAGGATTTTAATTCCTGTGCCGTTGACCAGTGGCGACTGCAAATTTCTGCAAAGCATGTACATCCCAGCAACCACGAGTCAGCGTATACTTGATTTTACTGGAGTAACGAGAGAAGACATTCAGAGCTGTggaattattttcaaattgcttGATG ATCTACCTGACAAGGATTGGACAGAGCTCGAGATGACACTTGACGCTGCTGAAGACTAA